One genomic region from Conexibacter woesei DSM 14684 encodes:
- a CDS encoding winged helix DNA-binding domain-containing protein, with protein MLSGVLRIDDAERRARLARRHRLAPGERAQDVVEAADSLVCLHATDPATIALSAWARVDGFEPPELERALYAERSLVKHLAMRRTLFVFPRATLSAAQAGASERVAGRERRRLIRDVEQAGLRRDGERWLTEACAQVLELLSDGREATAAELRSGLPALEGSITYGEGKSWGGQAPIGPRVLTVLSAEGRIVRASNEGRWTVSRPRWAATSAWLGEEIAPLSEADGVAQLVARWLRAFGPGTEADLKWWLGSTLTAVRRALADLGAVAVELDGRTGWLLPDDLEPTAPVAPWAALLPPLDPTTMGWTERDWYLGPYKAQLFDTAGNAGPTMWWDGRIVGGWRQTEDGAVVLQPLEDAGTDARRALEREAERLTDWFGGTRVLPRFPSPLSQARG; from the coding sequence GTGCTGAGCGGCGTGCTGAGGATCGACGACGCCGAGCGCCGCGCGCGGCTCGCCCGCCGCCACCGGCTCGCGCCGGGCGAGCGGGCGCAGGACGTCGTCGAGGCGGCCGACAGCCTCGTCTGCCTGCACGCGACCGATCCCGCGACGATCGCGCTGTCGGCGTGGGCGCGGGTCGATGGCTTCGAGCCGCCCGAGCTGGAGCGCGCGCTGTACGCCGAGCGCTCGCTCGTCAAGCACCTCGCGATGCGCCGCACGCTGTTCGTCTTCCCGCGCGCGACGCTGAGCGCCGCGCAGGCCGGCGCGAGCGAGCGCGTCGCCGGCAGAGAGCGGCGCCGGCTGATCCGCGACGTCGAGCAGGCGGGACTGCGGCGCGACGGCGAGCGCTGGCTGACGGAGGCGTGCGCGCAGGTGCTGGAGCTGCTGTCCGACGGGCGCGAGGCGACCGCGGCGGAGCTGCGCTCCGGGCTGCCCGCGCTGGAGGGGTCGATCACCTACGGCGAGGGGAAGTCGTGGGGCGGACAGGCCCCGATCGGGCCCCGCGTGCTGACCGTCCTGTCGGCCGAAGGGCGGATCGTGCGCGCCTCCAACGAGGGCAGGTGGACGGTGTCGCGACCGCGCTGGGCGGCGACGAGCGCATGGCTCGGGGAGGAGATCGCCCCGCTGTCGGAGGCCGACGGCGTCGCGCAGCTGGTCGCGCGCTGGCTGCGGGCGTTCGGGCCCGGCACGGAGGCCGACCTCAAGTGGTGGCTCGGCTCGACGCTGACGGCGGTGCGCAGAGCGCTCGCCGACCTCGGCGCCGTCGCGGTCGAGCTGGACGGGCGGACCGGCTGGCTGCTGCCCGACGACCTCGAGCCGACCGCGCCGGTTGCGCCGTGGGCCGCGCTGCTGCCACCGCTGGACCCGACGACGATGGGCTGGACCGAGCGCGACTGGTACCTCGGCCCGTACAAGGCGCAGCTGTTCGACACGGCCGGCAACGCCGGGCCGACGATGTGGTGGGACGGCCGGATCGTCGGCGGCTGGCGACAGACGGAGGACGGCGCGGTCGTGCTGCAACCGCTGGAGGACGCCGGCACCGACGCCCGCCGTGCGCTGGAGCGCGAGGCCGAGCGGCTGACGGATTGGTTCGGCGGCACGCGCGTGCTCCCCCGCTTCCCCTCCCCGCTGTCGCAGGCGCGCGGCTGA
- the fabG gene encoding 3-oxoacyl-ACP reductase FabG produces the protein MSVTCRRFAEHVAVVTGAAGGIGAATAQRLAGERATVVLVDRDEAAVDALARALRDAGHRADAVAADVTDAAAVDALVASAAERHGRLDVLVNNAGITRDNLLFRMTDADWETVVDVNLKSVFLCSRAAQRVMVEARRGAIVSLSSRSARGNRGQANYSAAKAGIRGLTATMALELGPFGIRANAVAPGYIATAMTDATARRIGLDPEEHRARAAAATPLRRVGTPDDVAGVVAFLASEDAAYVNGQTIEINGGAR, from the coding sequence GTGTCAGTCACATGCCGGCGATTCGCCGAGCACGTCGCCGTCGTCACCGGAGCGGCCGGCGGCATCGGCGCCGCGACCGCGCAGCGGCTGGCGGGAGAGCGTGCGACCGTCGTGCTCGTCGACCGCGACGAGGCTGCGGTCGACGCGCTCGCGCGGGCGCTGCGGGACGCCGGTCACCGCGCCGACGCGGTCGCCGCCGACGTGACCGACGCGGCGGCGGTCGACGCGCTCGTCGCCAGCGCGGCCGAGCGGCACGGCCGTCTCGACGTGCTCGTCAACAACGCCGGGATCACGCGCGACAACCTCCTCTTCAGAATGACCGACGCCGACTGGGAGACCGTCGTCGACGTCAACCTCAAGAGCGTCTTCCTCTGCTCGCGGGCGGCGCAGCGGGTGATGGTCGAGGCGAGACGCGGCGCGATCGTCTCGCTCTCCAGCCGCTCGGCGCGCGGCAACCGCGGGCAGGCGAACTACAGCGCGGCGAAGGCGGGGATCCGCGGCCTGACCGCGACGATGGCGCTCGAGCTGGGGCCGTTCGGGATCCGCGCCAACGCCGTCGCCCCCGGCTACATCGCGACCGCGATGACGGATGCGACCGCGCGGCGGATCGGCCTCGACCCCGAGGAGCACCGCGCCCGCGCCGCGGCCGCGACGCCGCTGCGGCGCGTCGGCACCCCGGACGACGTGGCGGGCGTCGTCGCCTTCCTCGCCTCCGAGGACGCGGCGTACGTGAACGGCCAGACGATCGAGATCAACGGAGGTGCGCGCTGA
- a CDS encoding TetR/AcrR family transcriptional regulator, protein MTPADPAATAPRLTRERIVATALALIDRDGLGAVTMRRIADELGVQAPSLYNHMRSKDALLDAVAESVMQQVDASAFDRLDWRAALDAWAWSYYEALVAHPNLVPHLAVSFGRLDVALARADQVYAGLRRAGWTPSRATRISAAVRYAVYGAALGSFAGGFGANAARYPNLHDIERLREQPDRVDRAALKLLIDRFLDGLDTIAPAAGPRGR, encoded by the coding sequence ATGACGCCCGCCGACCCCGCCGCGACCGCTCCGCGGCTCACCCGCGAGCGGATCGTCGCGACGGCGCTGGCGCTGATCGACCGCGACGGCCTCGGCGCCGTCACGATGCGGCGGATCGCCGACGAGCTGGGCGTACAGGCGCCGTCGCTCTACAACCACATGCGCTCCAAGGACGCGCTGCTCGACGCGGTCGCGGAGTCGGTGATGCAGCAGGTCGACGCGTCCGCGTTCGACCGGCTCGACTGGCGTGCCGCGCTCGACGCGTGGGCGTGGTCCTACTACGAGGCGCTCGTCGCCCACCCAAACCTCGTCCCGCACCTGGCGGTCTCCTTCGGCCGCCTCGACGTCGCGCTCGCGCGCGCCGACCAGGTCTACGCCGGCCTCCGCCGTGCCGGCTGGACCCCCTCGCGCGCGACCCGCATCTCCGCCGCCGTTCGCTACGCCGTCTACGGCGCCGCGCTCGGCTCGTTCGCCGGCGGCTTCGGCGCCAACGCCGCCCGTTACCCCAACCTGCACGACATCGAGCGCCTGCGCGAGCAGCCCGACCGCGTCGACCGCGCCGCGCTGAAGCTGCTGATCGACCGCTTCCTCGACGGCCTCGACACGATCGCGCCCGCGGCCGGGCCGCGCGGCAGGTGA
- a CDS encoding MFS transporter: MSDTDAKAGPREWAGLVVLALPALLIALDFTALHLAVPELSADLQPSSTQLLWIVDIYGFMIAGLLVAMGTIGDRIGRRRLLLTGATAFGAVSVLAAFSSSPEMLIVARALLGIAGATLLPSTLSLISNMFRDPVQRRLAIAVWSAGFLLGGALGPVVGGALLEVFWWGSVFLLGVPVMVLLVAAGPFVLPEFRDEDAGRVDPLSVVLGLAAILPAVYGLKELAKDGPAPLPLLLLAAGIAVGWWFVRRQRGLASPLLDLALFSHRRFSVTLGAQMTGLFVLGAIQFLVMQYLQLVLGLSPLEAGLWTIPAMAAGIAGSLLVPLLTRRVKPVHAIAGGLAVAAAGLPLIGAAGTSGLALAVVGFTLVNLGINPAMVLTYEMIIGSAPPERAGTASGAAETGNELGVAFGLAVAGSIAAAVYRREVTDEALPAGTPPDVAEGARDTLGGAVEAAGDLPGDVGEQLLAVTRDAFLQGMQLTAVVLTVLLAAMAITVATLLRER, encoded by the coding sequence ATGTCCGACACCGACGCAAAGGCAGGACCACGCGAGTGGGCGGGACTGGTCGTGCTGGCGCTGCCGGCGCTGCTGATCGCGCTCGACTTCACCGCGCTCCACCTCGCCGTGCCGGAGCTGAGCGCCGACCTGCAGCCGTCGAGCACGCAGCTGCTGTGGATCGTCGACATCTACGGCTTCATGATCGCCGGGCTGCTCGTCGCGATGGGCACGATCGGCGACCGGATCGGCCGTCGCCGGTTGCTGCTGACCGGCGCCACCGCGTTCGGCGCCGTCTCGGTGCTCGCCGCCTTCTCCTCCAGCCCGGAGATGCTGATCGTCGCGCGCGCCCTGCTCGGGATCGCCGGCGCGACGCTGCTGCCCTCGACGCTGTCGCTGATCAGCAACATGTTCCGCGACCCCGTCCAGCGCAGACTGGCGATCGCGGTCTGGTCCGCCGGCTTCCTGCTCGGCGGCGCGCTCGGGCCGGTCGTCGGCGGCGCGCTGCTGGAGGTGTTCTGGTGGGGCTCGGTCTTCCTGCTGGGAGTGCCCGTGATGGTGCTGCTGGTGGCCGCCGGGCCGTTCGTGCTGCCGGAGTTCCGCGACGAGGACGCCGGCCGGGTCGACCCGCTCAGCGTCGTGCTCGGACTGGCCGCGATCCTGCCCGCCGTCTACGGCCTCAAGGAGCTGGCGAAGGACGGTCCGGCGCCGCTGCCGCTGCTGCTGCTCGCTGCCGGGATCGCCGTCGGCTGGTGGTTCGTCCGCCGCCAGCGGGGGCTCGCCAGCCCGCTGCTCGACCTCGCGCTGTTCTCGCACCGCCGCTTCAGCGTCACGCTGGGGGCGCAGATGACCGGTCTGTTCGTGCTCGGCGCGATCCAGTTCCTCGTGATGCAGTACCTCCAGCTCGTGCTCGGGCTCTCGCCGCTGGAGGCGGGCCTGTGGACGATTCCGGCGATGGCCGCGGGCATCGCCGGAAGCCTGCTGGTGCCGCTGCTGACGCGCCGCGTCAAACCGGTCCACGCGATCGCGGGCGGGCTGGCGGTCGCCGCCGCCGGGCTCCCGCTGATCGGGGCGGCGGGAACGTCGGGGCTCGCGCTCGCCGTCGTCGGCTTCACGCTCGTCAACCTCGGCATCAACCCGGCGATGGTGCTGACGTACGAGATGATCATCGGCAGCGCCCCGCCGGAGCGCGCTGGCACGGCGTCGGGTGCGGCGGAGACGGGCAACGAGCTGGGCGTCGCGTTCGGCCTCGCGGTCGCCGGCAGCATCGCCGCGGCCGTCTACCGCCGCGAGGTGACGGACGAGGCGCTGCCCGCCGGGACGCCGCCTGACGTGGCGGAGGGCGCCCGCGACACGCTCGGCGGCGCGGTCGAGGCGGCGGGAGATCTCCCCGGCGACGTCGGCGAGCAGCTGCTGGCGGTGACGCGCGACGCCTTCCTCCAAGGGATGCAGCTGACCGCCGTCGTGCTCACCGTCCTGCTCGCCGCGATGGCGATCACGGTCGCGACGCTGCTGCGCGAGCGGTGA
- a CDS encoding long-chain-fatty-acid--CoA ligase — MQLSLASVLHESALRFPDRVAAIEDAREATYRELWDGALARAAVLRELGVRPGDRVALLAPNGIDFVTAYFGIVAAGAVVVPVAPMLVADEIEHLVRDSGARLALAEHGCAAQLAPAVAAAGVPAVVLRDGGDDDLTTRAGDVNPLPAAVARTSEEPAVLFYTSGTTGRPKGAILSHGNLVMNCFVNAFMANEFRGDDVVLGCLPLFHTFGQTVAMNSAFLVGATVVLQPRFDAADALALMRRHDVNVLIGVPTMYIALLEALGDGEPVALRMCVSGGAPLPVAVLEAFEARFGCCVQEGYGLSETSPTATVNQPSFGLRPGSIGHPLWGVEVEIARPEVEDRIELLGEEQLGEIVIRGHNVFAGYHGLPEATAAALVDGWFRTGDLGVKDADGFRHVIDRKKDMILRGGYNVYPREVEEALARHPQVEQVAVVGVPHPTHGEEVLAVVVARARAAGEDPLTAEELIAWAAERVARHKRPRLVAFAGSLPLGPSRKVLKRELRAQYAHLGEAP, encoded by the coding sequence ATGCAGCTCAGCCTCGCCTCGGTCCTGCACGAGTCGGCGCTGCGCTTCCCCGATCGCGTCGCCGCGATCGAGGATGCGCGGGAGGCGACGTACCGCGAGCTGTGGGACGGCGCGCTCGCGCGCGCAGCCGTGCTGCGCGAGCTGGGCGTGCGGCCGGGCGACCGCGTCGCGCTGCTCGCGCCGAACGGCATCGACTTCGTCACCGCCTACTTCGGGATCGTCGCCGCCGGCGCGGTCGTCGTCCCGGTCGCGCCGATGCTCGTCGCGGACGAGATCGAGCACCTGGTGCGCGACAGCGGTGCGCGGCTGGCGCTCGCCGAGCACGGTTGCGCGGCGCAGCTCGCGCCGGCGGTCGCCGCCGCCGGCGTGCCCGCCGTGGTGCTGCGTGACGGCGGCGACGACGATCTCACCACGCGCGCAGGTGACGTGAATCCGCTGCCCGCCGCCGTCGCACGCACCTCCGAGGAGCCGGCCGTGCTCTTCTACACCAGCGGGACGACCGGGCGGCCGAAGGGCGCGATCCTCTCGCACGGCAACCTCGTCATGAACTGCTTCGTCAACGCGTTCATGGCGAACGAGTTCAGAGGCGACGACGTCGTGCTCGGCTGCCTGCCGCTGTTCCACACCTTCGGCCAGACCGTCGCGATGAACTCGGCGTTCCTCGTCGGCGCGACGGTTGTGCTGCAGCCGCGCTTCGACGCCGCGGACGCGCTCGCGCTGATGCGCCGCCACGACGTGAACGTGCTGATCGGCGTGCCGACGATGTACATCGCGCTGCTGGAGGCGCTCGGCGACGGCGAGCCGGTCGCGCTGCGGATGTGCGTCTCCGGCGGGGCGCCGCTGCCCGTCGCGGTGCTGGAGGCGTTCGAGGCGCGCTTCGGCTGCTGCGTGCAGGAGGGCTACGGGCTGTCGGAGACGTCGCCGACCGCGACCGTCAACCAGCCGTCGTTCGGCCTGCGGCCGGGCTCGATCGGCCACCCGCTGTGGGGCGTCGAGGTCGAGATCGCGCGGCCGGAGGTGGAGGACCGGATCGAGCTGCTCGGCGAGGAGCAGCTGGGCGAGATCGTGATCCGCGGCCACAACGTCTTCGCCGGCTACCACGGCCTGCCGGAGGCGACCGCGGCGGCCCTCGTCGACGGCTGGTTCCGCACCGGCGACCTCGGCGTCAAGGACGCCGACGGCTTCCGCCACGTCATCGACCGCAAGAAGGACATGATCCTGCGCGGCGGCTACAACGTCTATCCGCGCGAGGTCGAGGAGGCGCTCGCCCGCCACCCGCAGGTCGAGCAGGTCGCCGTCGTCGGCGTCCCCCACCCGACGCACGGCGAGGAGGTGCTCGCGGTCGTCGTCGCGCGGGCACGGGCGGCCGGCGAGGACCCGCTCACCGCCGAGGAGCTGATCGCATGGGCGGCCGAGCGGGTCGCGCGGCACAAGCGCCCGCGGCTCGTCGCGTTCGCCGGAAGCCTGCCGCTCGGGCCGAGCCGCAAGGTGCTCAAGCGGGAGCTGCGGGCGCAGTACGCGCATCTG
- a CDS encoding acyl-CoA dehydrogenase family protein translates to MDFALTDEQRSIRETARAFIAKEVMPLEPEVLQRERRGESALTHEELRALQAKARDFGFWGLGTPAAYGGADLPAVTQSLLWSEVGRTFVPFVFGGETDVILYRANAEQREEYLLPAIEGTRASCFAVTEPDAGSDLTAIRMRAVRDGDDWVLNGEKTFITRGREADFSIVIAVTDAELGYRGGFTAFLVDRALGWTSETIDTMGPARPISMAFDDVRVPHRNVLGEVGDGFRLAMEWIGRGRYVIPSQAIGAAERLLGMAVEYATQRRTFGKPIGEHQMIQAMLADSEVELESARWLVLLAAWTVDQGRDPRHQSSMAKLAGATMANRVVDRVMQIHGGMGYTRELPIERWYREARLWRIYEGTDEIQRRAIAKNLLSGRRRIGGHLA, encoded by the coding sequence ATGGACTTCGCACTGACCGACGAGCAGCGCTCGATCCGCGAGACTGCTCGCGCCTTCATCGCGAAGGAGGTGATGCCGCTGGAGCCGGAGGTGCTCCAGCGCGAGCGCCGCGGCGAGTCGGCGCTCACGCACGAGGAGCTGCGCGCGCTCCAGGCGAAGGCGCGCGACTTCGGCTTCTGGGGCCTCGGCACGCCGGCGGCGTACGGCGGCGCCGACCTGCCCGCCGTGACGCAGAGCCTGCTGTGGTCGGAGGTCGGGCGCACGTTCGTGCCGTTCGTCTTCGGCGGCGAGACCGACGTGATCCTCTACAGAGCGAACGCGGAGCAGCGCGAGGAGTACCTGCTGCCGGCGATCGAGGGGACGCGCGCGTCGTGCTTCGCGGTGACCGAGCCTGACGCCGGCTCCGACCTGACCGCGATCCGCATGCGCGCCGTGCGTGATGGCGACGACTGGGTCCTCAACGGCGAGAAGACGTTCATCACGCGGGGGAGAGAGGCCGACTTCTCGATCGTGATCGCCGTCACCGACGCCGAGCTGGGCTACAGGGGCGGCTTCACCGCGTTCCTCGTCGACCGCGCGCTCGGCTGGACGTCGGAGACGATCGACACGATGGGGCCGGCGCGCCCGATCTCGATGGCGTTCGACGACGTGCGCGTCCCGCACCGCAACGTGCTCGGCGAGGTCGGCGACGGCTTCAGGCTCGCGATGGAGTGGATCGGTCGCGGCCGCTACGTGATCCCGTCGCAGGCGATCGGCGCCGCCGAGCGGCTGCTTGGGATGGCGGTCGAGTACGCGACCCAGCGCCGCACGTTCGGCAAGCCGATCGGCGAGCACCAGATGATCCAGGCGATGCTCGCCGACAGCGAGGTGGAGCTGGAGAGCGCGCGCTGGCTCGTGCTGCTCGCCGCCTGGACGGTCGACCAGGGCCGCGACCCGCGCCACCAGTCGTCGATGGCGAAGCTCGCCGGTGCGACGATGGCGAACAGAGTCGTCGACCGCGTGATGCAGATCCACGGCGGGATGGGCTACACGCGCGAGCTGCCGATCGAGCGCTGGTATCGCGAGGCGCGCCTGTGGCGGATCTACGAGGGCACCGACGAGATCCAGAGACGCGCGATCGCGAAGAACCTCCTCAGCGGCCGCCGCCGCATCGGCGGCCACCTCGCGTGA
- a CDS encoding choice-of-anchor A family protein, which produces MLPIAGLVALLLLVATTSGQGGSPAPTPCQDLGPVAPDFGVFLRTAYSASNTQLEGRLAVGGSANLSNWSAGTALPPDSARLDAIVGGDLSVANSRLPNGSATYGRTLVGTLPTPNGTLRRAPPPFSIGSAMTELEVRSVALGQIAPNGTVSGPAAGTLLMSGSDPDRNVFTLAATTMQSAQRIEISVPPGSTVLVNVTGSTYSTVQDAQLASVETAAGAGRTLWNFPNANALQIGPGVAWQGTLLAPFAGIRLPPRGSVTGQVIGRSLVQAGTIGGRFDGCVTPPVRPSAPLSLTSLCVDPIADTVALRLRNETADTRDVEWEDRSSAQQGSFTVGPRHDYVFLVAQGTAPHDIVARAGDATAEVRTTTRRCQGAIVLRKLVTGTGAPADGRWRIDVSGDNGVSRDVTLAAGGRATLRLPGRIADGEVPLGVLPGGVQYTITEPDPQGAASTTIDYAPVTILDGDVERVTIVNDYVTAPPPPPPPPPPGDSGFLPIEPVLPPGTPLGRPGPGIVVAPGAADLAIDERIAPSRIVRNGVVTVVVRVRNAGRVPAVGTVAREIPQLDPLNPNRTARVLSVSSSGGAPDTTACSRRRPVRCELGTLQPGQDVVVRVAARVLAAHPLRSVVMVSSPTPDTNATNNFDHAHLRVLLPPPRVAAAIAAPRSVRAGAPLSYRVSAIGTGRRGARFVRFCHRPPAGLLVSSAPGAIRRGDLLCRDVSALGRGQRSSFVVRAVAAASAAGRRLRLGVTALAPGAPPSRTSTPLRVLVGGFGGRG; this is translated from the coding sequence ATGCTGCCGATCGCAGGGCTGGTCGCGCTCCTCCTGCTCGTCGCGACGACGAGCGGGCAGGGCGGCTCGCCCGCGCCCACGCCGTGCCAGGACCTCGGCCCGGTCGCGCCGGACTTCGGCGTCTTCCTCCGCACCGCGTACTCGGCGTCGAACACGCAGCTGGAGGGGCGGCTGGCGGTCGGCGGCTCGGCCAACCTCTCCAACTGGTCCGCCGGAACAGCGCTCCCGCCCGACTCCGCGCGGCTCGACGCGATCGTCGGCGGCGACCTCAGCGTCGCCAACTCGCGGCTGCCCAACGGCAGCGCGACCTACGGCAGAACGCTCGTCGGCACGCTGCCGACGCCGAACGGGACGCTGAGAAGAGCGCCACCGCCGTTCTCGATCGGGTCGGCGATGACCGAGCTGGAGGTGCGCTCGGTCGCGCTCGGGCAGATCGCGCCGAACGGCACCGTCAGCGGACCGGCCGCCGGCACGCTGCTGATGAGCGGCAGCGATCCCGACCGCAACGTCTTCACGCTCGCCGCGACGACGATGCAGAGCGCCCAGCGGATCGAGATCAGCGTCCCGCCGGGCTCGACCGTGCTCGTGAACGTCACCGGCTCGACGTACAGCACGGTGCAGGACGCGCAGCTCGCCAGCGTCGAGACCGCCGCGGGCGCCGGCAGAACGCTGTGGAACTTCCCGAACGCGAACGCGCTGCAGATCGGCCCCGGCGTCGCCTGGCAGGGCACGCTGCTGGCGCCGTTCGCAGGCATCAGACTGCCGCCGCGCGGGTCGGTCACCGGCCAGGTGATCGGCCGTTCGCTGGTGCAGGCCGGCACGATCGGCGGCCGCTTCGACGGCTGCGTGACGCCGCCTGTGAGACCGTCGGCGCCGCTGTCGCTGACGTCGCTGTGCGTCGACCCGATCGCCGACACCGTCGCGCTGCGCCTGCGCAACGAGACCGCGGACACACGCGACGTCGAGTGGGAGGACCGTTCGAGCGCGCAGCAGGGCAGCTTCACCGTCGGCCCCCGGCACGACTACGTCTTCCTCGTCGCGCAGGGGACGGCGCCGCACGACATCGTCGCGCGGGCCGGTGACGCGACCGCGGAGGTGAGAACGACGACGCGCAGGTGCCAGGGGGCGATCGTGCTGCGCAAGCTCGTGACCGGGACGGGCGCGCCGGCCGACGGCCGCTGGCGCATCGACGTCAGCGGCGACAACGGCGTCTCGCGCGACGTGACGCTGGCGGCCGGTGGACGCGCGACGCTGAGACTGCCCGGGCGGATCGCGGACGGCGAGGTCCCGCTCGGCGTGCTGCCCGGCGGCGTCCAGTACACCATCACCGAGCCCGACCCGCAGGGCGCCGCGAGCACGACGATCGACTACGCGCCGGTGACGATCCTCGACGGCGACGTCGAACGCGTCACCATCGTCAACGACTACGTCACGGCGCCGCCACCGCCACCGCCACCGCCGCCACCCGGCGACTCCGGCTTCCTCCCGATCGAGCCGGTCCTGCCGCCCGGCACCCCGCTGGGCCGGCCCGGACCGGGGATCGTCGTCGCGCCGGGCGCCGCCGACCTCGCGATCGACGAGCGGATCGCGCCGTCACGGATCGTCCGCAACGGCGTCGTCACGGTCGTCGTGCGCGTCCGCAACGCCGGCCGCGTGCCGGCGGTCGGCACCGTCGCGCGGGAGATCCCGCAGCTCGACCCGCTCAACCCGAACCGGACGGCGCGCGTGCTCTCGGTCAGCAGCAGCGGCGGCGCGCCGGACACGACGGCCTGCTCCAGACGGCGCCCGGTCCGCTGCGAGCTGGGCACGCTGCAGCCCGGCCAGGACGTCGTCGTGCGCGTCGCGGCCCGGGTTCTCGCCGCCCATCCGCTGCGCAGCGTCGTGATGGTCTCCTCGCCGACGCCGGACACGAACGCGACGAACAACTTCGACCACGCCCACCTGCGCGTCCTGCTGCCGCCGCCGCGCGTCGCGGCGGCGATCGCGGCGCCGCGATCGGTCCGCGCCGGCGCTCCGCTGTCGTATCGCGTCAGCGCGATCGGCACGGGACGGCGCGGCGCGCGCTTCGTCCGCTTCTGCCATCGGCCGCCGGCGGGGCTGTTGGTCTCCTCCGCGCCGGGCGCGATCCGCCGCGGCGATCTGCTCTGCCGTGACGTGAGCGCGTTGGGGCGCGGGCAGCGCAGCAGCTTCGTCGTGCGCGCGGTCGCGGCGGCGAGCGCCGCTGGCCGCCGCCTCCGCCTCGGCGTGACGGCGCTCGCGCCGGGTGCGCCGCCGTCGCGCACGAGCACGCCGCTGCGCGTGCTCGTGGGCGGCTTCGGCGGGCGCGGTTGA
- a CDS encoding AIR synthase-related protein, with the protein MGETGRHSAYAASGVDYDQLDRAKRHAVAAARATSALAAARGVTIDDASRGESALVLEVGGVTLSFVVEGLGTKSLVAVGYERESGLGRYDDVAYDAVAAIVNDLVCVGAVPAVVNAYFATGDSGWYAQGDRMGQIVRGWERACRDAGAAWGGGESPNLPGLVSPEGIELAGSAIGVVPSGRQPILGAELAVGDEIVIVASSGLHANGASLARMLADRLPQGWSTPLPSGRAFGDALLDPSVQYASLVAALLDQAVPVTYMSHITGHGLRKLMRADHDLTYAIDALPPVPEVLSFMVDALEMTPADAYGTLNMGAGFAVYVKPGAGAAVVAAAEAAGLSALLAGRVEQGPRSVVLAPLGITYGSDELAVR; encoded by the coding sequence ATGGGTGAGACGGGCAGACATTCGGCCTACGCCGCGAGCGGCGTCGACTACGACCAGCTGGACCGCGCCAAGCGCCACGCCGTCGCCGCGGCGCGGGCGACGTCGGCGCTCGCGGCCGCGCGCGGCGTGACGATCGACGACGCCTCGCGCGGTGAGTCCGCGCTCGTGCTCGAGGTCGGCGGCGTGACGCTGTCGTTCGTCGTCGAAGGGCTCGGCACGAAGTCGCTCGTCGCCGTCGGGTACGAGCGCGAGAGCGGCCTCGGCCGCTACGACGACGTCGCCTACGACGCCGTCGCCGCGATCGTCAACGACCTCGTCTGCGTCGGCGCGGTGCCGGCGGTCGTCAACGCCTACTTCGCGACCGGCGACTCCGGCTGGTACGCGCAGGGCGACCGCATGGGCCAGATCGTGCGCGGCTGGGAGCGCGCCTGCCGCGACGCCGGCGCGGCGTGGGGCGGCGGCGAGTCGCCGAACCTGCCCGGGCTCGTCTCGCCCGAGGGGATCGAGCTGGCCGGCAGCGCGATCGGCGTCGTGCCGAGCGGACGGCAGCCGATCCTCGGCGCCGAGCTGGCCGTGGGCGACGAGATCGTGATCGTCGCCAGCAGCGGGTTGCACGCCAACGGCGCCTCGCTCGCGCGGATGCTCGCGGACAGACTGCCGCAGGGCTGGTCGACGCCGCTGCCAAGCGGCCGCGCGTTCGGCGACGCGCTGCTCGATCCGAGCGTCCAGTACGCCAGCCTCGTCGCGGCGCTGCTCGACCAGGCCGTCCCGGTGACGTACATGAGCCACATCACCGGCCACGGCCTGCGCAAGCTGATGCGCGCCGACCACGACCTCACGTACGCGATCGACGCGCTGCCGCCCGTCCCCGAGGTGCTGAGCTTCATGGTCGACGCGCTGGAGATGACGCCAGCCGACGCCTACGGGACGCTCAACATGGGCGCCGGCTTCGCTGTCTACGTCAAGCCCGGAGCCGGCGCCGCCGTCGTCGCGGCCGCCGAGGCCGCCGGCCTCTCCGCGCTGCTCGCCGGTCGCGTCGAGCAGGGTCCGCGCAGCGTCGTGCTCGCCCCGCTCGGCATCACGTACGGCTCGGACGAGCTGGCCGTCCGCTGA